The Acidobacteriota bacterium genomic interval GGAAGCCGAAGAAGGTCAGGACACGGTCCTGCTCGATGTGCTCGACGTTCTCTGCGCCGAGTTTACCAATAATGTCGTCCGGGGAAATGTCACTTTGACCGCTGTAGAACGTGTACCAGCGATCCCACTCGGCCGACCCGGCCAGCTCGGAGCGCACCTTCACCGGTGACAACTGCTCCAAACGTTCTTCGCCGGCCAGAGCCAGTCGAAGCACCGAGGCCTGGGCGCGGGGGGAGAGCTTGACCAGGAATTTCCCGGGCACGACTCCGCCGGCAGGTAAACCCTCGCCTTGCGAACGGGCTGCCGGATTGAGCGCCGTAACCAATACGCTCAGACAAAATATACCCAGGTATTTCATAGCTTTCGTACCCGGTCACCGATAGCCGGATAGGTGACCTTTTCTACTGACGGTCCGGGGCTATACTTTGTGGAAGCATTCGTGCTTAAATATAGTATAGTTAACAGGTTATGCAACCAAAATGTTCCGCCGGGCAGGTCCGGTGGCTCCGAAATCGGTGCGGGGCCGCTTTGAAGAAGGACTGATGACTAGGGGCACGGCGAAAGCGGGGTCGCACTGATAAACAGAAAGTCGATAAGCACGGTCAAGTCACCAATGTCAATATCGCCCGGCGAATCACCGTTCGTGTTGGCCTCGGCGGGGCAGGGGAGAGGATCTCCGGCGATGAACAGGTAGCCGATCAGGCGCGTCAGGTCACCGATGTCGGTCACATCCTGCGGATCGGCATCGATATTGCCCGTCAGTCCGGTGCAGCAGCAGGCATCCCCGGTCCCGTCGTTGTCGGCGTCATCCTGGTCCGGATTGTAGTCCTCCGGACAGTTGTCCACCGGGCAGGTGTTCAGGGCAAAACCCGGGTCGCCGAAACCGTCCGCGTCTTTGTCCGTGCATGTATCACAACTGTCGCCGATTCCGTCGCCGTCGGCGTCGTCCTGGCCCGGATTGTACACGGCGGGGCAGTTGTCCGGCGGGCAGGTAGTGGCAGGAAAACCGGGACTGCCGAGGCCGTCGCCGTCCGGATCGGTGCAAACGTCGCAACTGTCTCCAATACCGTCACCGTCAAGGTCCGTCTGCCCGGGATTATATGCCCCAGAGCAGTTGTCGCACGAGTCCCCCACGCCGTCGCCGTCCGCGTCCGCCTGGCCCGGGTTGGCCATCGAGGGGCAGTTGTCTTCCTCGCACGTGGCGGCCGGATAACCGGGATCACCGTAACCGTCGCCGTCGGTATCGGTGCAGGTATCACAGGCGTCACCGACCCCGTCACCGTCGGCGTCTTCCTGGTGAGGGTTGCTGACATTCGGGCAGTTGTCGAATTCATTGCACTCGTGGTCGTTGTCGCGGTCATCACAAATGTACGCATCGCGAATCGAGACGGTCGGATCACCGAACAGGTTGAGTTCATAGTAGCACCAGCGCATGGCATTCTCGTTGATTCGGAAGAGATTGTCTTCCTTGGAATCCTGGTTGGCGCGGCCGAGTTCGGTCTTCGCCTCCAGCGGGTTATACACGGCGTCCCAGAACTCCCGGGCAAAGCGCTGGGATGGACCATCGGTCGTCTCATGTCCCCCCCAGCCGTACCGGGCGTTCAAAATCGCCGCGAAGGCGCCGTGATCGGTCTTGATCGTCAGGTACTCTCCGTTGCACTCCAGGCAGTCCTGGAGCCAGGGGGCGAAGTCACAGAAATAGTCAAACGCCCCGGCGTGACAACCGATGGAGTAGAGGAACGGGTGGTGAACGTTAGTGAGCTGCTGCATCACTGTTTCCCTGGTCATCTTCATGCATATGTCGGGATTGCAGTGGCCGTAGTGGGAGATAAGATGTACTCCGCGATTGATACGTTCCACGATCTCCGAGACCGGCCATCCCGGTTCCGACGGATCGGGCCACGTCAAGTCGTACAGTTTGTCGATCTCATAGCTGGATGACGGAATGCCGATTGTCGAGTATCCGTTGGCGGTGCAACTGTCCACAAGTTCGTCGAGAAAATTCGCGCCCCAGTCTCCGTCACCGCCGTGGCCTATCCACTCGCCGGGCAGGAGCGCGTCGGCCAGGTAGGGGGTCAGGCAGGTAACGTACTTGATGGTTTTGTCGACAAATCGCCTGGCCTCGGCGGTATCGTCGACCGGCGCCCGGCCCACGTACACTTCGGCCATGAGGTCAACATCTCCGCCGCCTTCGCCGTCGTTCGGCTCCCCCCAGAGAGAGTCGCCGTCGAAGTTGTACGTGCCGTCCAGACACCCGAAGTACAGGTCAGCCGGCATACGATATTCCTGACAGCACCCCGGGTCGCCAATGGCTACCGCCTCGGCGTACAGGTCCACCGCCGGCAGGACATCGTCATCAGCACCGATCAGCACGTACTGGATGCCGTCGCTGAGATACCGGTCCCTGATATAGTCGCGTATCGCCGAAGGGTCCGTGCTTCCCACCTCATCGATGGTGCGTATCTCCGTCGGCACGCCGGTGGTGTCATGAAAGATCTTCAACTCCTGAAAGGCGGGCGCCATTTCGGAGGTGGTGAGTATGAGCAGATCGACACTGCCCGCCCCTTGCAGTCCGGTCTGGTGATAGCTCAGTGCTTCCGGATTGTCCACTCTGTCACGGACTTCGGAGACGTCATCCACTCGATCCCGTAACAACGGGTTCAGCGTGCCGCTGCCCGTGGTATTGACGACTACGCTCATCTGAGGGAAGTAGTAAAGCTCGCCGGTTGACGGGACCCACTGGACCGGCTGGAGTTTCAGTATCAGGATTCGATAGCCTCGGAAGCTGTAGGTGCCTGTTGCTTCATAGGGTGCTTGCGGCCAGGCAATGTCGAGAGAGTAGACGGTGCTATCTGTCAGGGGCAGAGTGATCCCCTGAAGGGGCCGTGAGAGCCTTACGGGATGAGGTACGGGTTCAACGGTAAAGCCGCTGCCGACCAGTACTGCCTCGCCCGGCTCGACTTCGATGTCCGCTGCGTCGGTGCCCGGCGGCAGCAAAATCCGCGCGGCCCGGGCAGGAAGCGCGGGTTGTCCCGGGTTGCCGCAGGGCTGTGCCTGTGGCATGGTGACTCTGTGAAATACCTGCCCGGCCCGGGTGACGGTCTCAACACGCGGTCGTTCCGAGAAGTACTCCAGCGACAGCTTTGCCGTCTCGCCACTGGCCGGAAATGCCAGGATTAGTATGAGAGCAGGAACGATCAGGGAGGGAAACACTCCGCCGAGCGTGATTGTCCGTTTCCTGCCCCCGGGGTTTGATTCCGGTCCAGGGGCGTGGTGACCCGCCAGGGGCGATCGGGTGGGCCTGCGCCGCGCCACCGTAATCCGTTCAGGACCTGCGGAGAGATTCGGGAATAAGTGCCTGCGCATGCCGATGACCTAACTTCCTCGTCGGTGCTGCGTCGGTGGGTGGTGCCGGACGGCGAAGCCCACCGAGCCGTAATCCGGCACGCAGCCTGGCGGTAAGACATACGTACCCTCTAATAAAGTATCGACATAGTTTGTCGTGCTGTCAACTACTTCTTACCGGACGGGGCCGTGCGCAGGATGAAAGAGTCCCGGCACCTGTTGGGGGAGCGGCGGCCGAGGAATCCCCGGGGATTTACTCTGCACAAAGTCCTTGAAGCGCCAGGGACGTCGTTGTATACTGGCAGCAATATGGCCCTTCAGAGTTTCATCATCAATCGTGTTTTTGGGCGGTCCCTCACGTCAACTGTGGCGGGTGGCCCGACATGAAGCAAACCGGCAGGGTTGTTCTCTTACTGCTTTCAGTGTTTTGCCTGGTCCTGGTGACCTACGACCGCGCGTACGCCTATATCGACCCGTCATCAGGCAGCTATTTCCTGCAGTTGCTCCTGGCCGGTCTTCTCAGCGCGCTCTTCGTGCTCAGGATGTACTGGCGGCGAGTCAAGAGTTTCCTTCTGAATCTGTTGTCACGGAGCCGCCGCGCCGAGGGTCATGACTAAGAAGGCGCCTGTGCGAGGTTCGTTTCGAGACCCCAGCGGCTTCGTCTTCTTTCGCGACGGCGTCCTTTACCGGCAGGTCAATCAGCGTTACCGGCGGCATTATGACCACCTGATGACGTCCGGCCTGTACGGGCATCTGGTGGATGCCGGACTGCTGGTGCCGCACGAGCGTGCTGATGATTCACGGGTGCAGACGGCCGAGGCATACCGCGTTCTCAAGCCGCTCATCGTACCGTTCATTTCGTATCCCTATGAGTGGAGTTTCAGCCAGTACCGCGATGCCGCGCTGGCGACTCTGGCTGCACAACAGGCCGCCCTCAGGCACGGTATGTGCCTTAAGGATGCGTCCGCATACAACGTGCAGTTTCTTGACGGTCGGCCGGTCCTGATCGATACGCTGTCCTTCGAGACTTACCGTGAGGGTGAGCCGTGGGTGGCCTACGGCCAGTTCTGCCGGCATTTTCTCGCTCCGCTGGCGCTGATGGCGCACGTCGATCTGCGGCTTGGCCAACTGGCTCGCGTGCATATCGACGGCATCCC includes:
- a CDS encoding C25 family cysteine peptidase — its product is MRRHLFPNLSAGPERITVARRRPTRSPLAGHHAPGPESNPGGRKRTITLGGVFPSLIVPALILILAFPASGETAKLSLEYFSERPRVETVTRAGQVFHRVTMPQAQPCGNPGQPALPARAARILLPPGTDAADIEVEPGEAVLVGSGFTVEPVPHPVRLSRPLQGITLPLTDSTVYSLDIAWPQAPYEATGTYSFRGYRILILKLQPVQWVPSTGELYYFPQMSVVVNTTGSGTLNPLLRDRVDDVSEVRDRVDNPEALSYHQTGLQGAGSVDLLILTTSEMAPAFQELKIFHDTTGVPTEIRTIDEVGSTDPSAIRDYIRDRYLSDGIQYVLIGADDDVLPAVDLYAEAVAIGDPGCCQEYRMPADLYFGCLDGTYNFDGDSLWGEPNDGEGGGDVDLMAEVYVGRAPVDDTAEARRFVDKTIKYVTCLTPYLADALLPGEWIGHGGDGDWGANFLDELVDSCTANGYSTIGIPSSSYEIDKLYDLTWPDPSEPGWPVSEIVERINRGVHLISHYGHCNPDICMKMTRETVMQQLTNVHHPFLYSIGCHAGAFDYFCDFAPWLQDCLECNGEYLTIKTDHGAFAAILNARYGWGGHETTDGPSQRFAREFWDAVYNPLEAKTELGRANQDSKEDNLFRINENAMRWCYYELNLFGDPTVSIRDAYICDDRDNDHECNEFDNCPNVSNPHQEDADGDGVGDACDTCTDTDGDGYGDPGYPAATCEEDNCPSMANPGQADADGDGVGDSCDNCSGAYNPGQTDLDGDGIGDSCDVCTDPDGDGLGSPGFPATTCPPDNCPAVYNPGQDDADGDGIGDSCDTCTDKDADGFGDPGFALNTCPVDNCPEDYNPDQDDADNDGTGDACCCTGLTGNIDADPQDVTDIGDLTRLIGYLFIAGDPLPCPAEANTNGDSPGDIDIGDLTVLIDFLFISATPLSPCP